A section of the Prionailurus bengalensis isolate Pbe53 chromosome C2, Fcat_Pben_1.1_paternal_pri, whole genome shotgun sequence genome encodes:
- the LOC122492314 gene encoding keratin-associated protein 15-1 has product MHCNRSSGSFSSSSLGGYLGHPVSTYDSFYPSNAVYSPNTCQLGSSLFGGCQETYCEPTSCWTSCTGARSYQTSCFRPKNSIFFGPCQTNYTGSLGCGNIGLGSFGYGSTGFQSLGCGSSFYRPTFFSSRSCQSTCNQPAFSSRFFRSAY; this is encoded by the coding sequence ATGCACTGCAACCGCAGTTCTGGAAGCTTCTCCTCCAGCTCTCTTGGAGGTTACCTGGGGCACCCCGTTTCCACCTATGACTCTTTCTACCCCAGCAATGCAGTCTACTCTCCCAACACCTGCCAGCTGGGCTCCTCTCTCTTTGGTGGCTGCCAGGAGACCTACTGTGAGCCCACCAGCTGCTGGACATCCTGTACCGGGGCCAGATCCTACCAGACATCCTGCTTCCGTCCAAAGAATTCCATCTTCTTCGGACCCTGCCAAACAAATTACACTGGATCTCTGGGATGTGGAAACATTGGCCTTGGGTCTTTTGGTTATGGGAGCACTGGTTTCCAATCTCTGGGCTGTGGGTCCAGCTTCTATcgtccaacttttttttcttccaggagttgCCAGTCAACTTGTAACCAACCAGCTTTTAGCTCTCGCTTTTTTAGGTCAGCTTACTGA